In the genome of Rhizobium sp. NZLR1, one region contains:
- the virB10 gene encoding type IV secretion system protein VirB10: MSDPSYHSIDNDTAIGGQVRRSGIGMMRPIAVVAAIAGVGVVLYFLLAGGDREPSVDTSPREEFRPAQVPRSEGFRTPVPPPLPTVEVPEAPPPPPPPPPAPVVPAAAPVAPPAEVDCTRGKNPDNPRCIELAREAKLLERVRSSAMVFDQSNRTTGAAQAPADGTSAGPFGSGVGSGAQPSAATDGNATDSDRAFLKAMGGQGVEVSVASQNRRTDAWIPQGTMIRGTLETAINSDLAGMVKGIVREDVYSFDGRRILIPAGSSLIGDYKSGVERGQERILIVWTRMIRGDGVSVQLGSYGTDRLGRSGMTGIVDRKYWERFGPPALMTLLGGATQYIAQLGEKPDRSITIINDSGSVTSIPQDNGDTSQDRARQIAAETIASGIQQLGTEAFQDSRNIRPTIHIPQGSDINVFVTRDLDFADLYPEPVRERFDSLRKQRYGK, from the coding sequence ATGTCAGATCCCAGCTACCACTCGATCGACAACGATACCGCCATCGGCGGACAGGTCCGACGTTCTGGCATCGGCATGATGCGGCCGATCGCGGTCGTTGCGGCAATCGCGGGCGTGGGCGTGGTCCTGTATTTCCTCCTGGCGGGCGGAGACAGGGAGCCGTCGGTCGACACGTCACCGCGCGAAGAGTTTCGTCCCGCGCAGGTGCCGCGCAGTGAAGGCTTCAGGACGCCAGTGCCTCCGCCGTTGCCAACGGTTGAAGTCCCAGAGGCTCCCCCACCGCCACCTCCGCCACCGCCCGCACCTGTCGTTCCCGCCGCTGCTCCTGTAGCACCCCCGGCGGAAGTCGATTGCACGCGAGGCAAGAACCCTGACAACCCGCGCTGCATCGAGCTCGCGCGGGAGGCAAAGCTTCTGGAGCGCGTACGTTCTTCGGCCATGGTCTTTGACCAATCGAATAGGACGACCGGTGCGGCCCAAGCGCCCGCCGACGGCACGAGCGCCGGACCGTTTGGGTCAGGGGTTGGATCGGGGGCGCAGCCGAGCGCGGCGACGGATGGCAATGCAACCGACAGCGACCGCGCGTTCTTGAAGGCGATGGGCGGGCAGGGCGTGGAAGTCTCTGTCGCCTCCCAAAACCGGCGCACCGACGCCTGGATACCCCAGGGCACAATGATCCGGGGAACGCTGGAGACAGCGATCAATTCCGACCTGGCCGGCATGGTCAAAGGGATCGTCCGCGAAGACGTCTATTCCTTTGACGGTCGTCGAATCCTTATCCCGGCCGGTTCCTCGCTGATCGGCGACTATAAGTCCGGGGTCGAGCGGGGACAGGAGCGTATCCTGATCGTCTGGACCCGCATGATCCGCGGTGACGGTGTCTCGGTGCAGCTTGGCTCCTACGGTACAGACCGGCTTGGCCGCTCGGGCATGACGGGTATCGTCGACCGGAAATATTGGGAACGGTTCGGACCGCCGGCTCTGATGACGCTGCTCGGCGGCGCCACGCAATACATCGCCCAGCTTGGCGAAAAGCCTGACCGGAGTATCACCATCATCAACGACAGCGGCAGCGTCACCAGCATCCCGCAGGACAATGGCGACACGTCACAGGATCGCGCCCGGCAAATCGCCGCCGAGACCATCGCTTCCGGCATTCAACAGCTTGGCACGGAAGCCTTCCAGGATAGCCGCAACATCCGGCCGACCATCCACATCCCGCAGGGCTCCGACATCAACGTCTTCGTCACACGCGACCTCGACTTCGCAGACCTTTATCCTGAGCCGGTTCGGGAGCGGTTCGACAGCTTGCGCAAGCAGAGATACGGCAAATGA
- a CDS encoding TrbG/VirB9 family P-type conjugative transfer protein: MKRCAAAFSLVLLLSPAVAHGELLARPGRPDPRVRSLPYSAEQVFLVTGTYGLVTTILFGTDEEITQVVAGDTVSWQILTSADRRSLTLKPMEKDAATNLSVVTTKRTYSFDLRVNDSKAMQNQTFKLTFTYPEDAGLKGTAELWKQAQDAERNPNIKNIRRDKVNYDYGFKGNDAAKPLWVFDDGVKTFMKFTGDIPAIFIVDPKRRESLVNYRREADYIVIDKVSRQWSLRYGTEEETCLFNLRTSPADTPAPIEGAVAPKRIGAGAANQQPQPR; encoded by the coding sequence ATGAAGAGATGCGCCGCCGCATTTTCCCTCGTTCTGCTGCTGAGCCCGGCAGTCGCTCACGGCGAGCTCCTGGCACGGCCGGGCCGGCCTGACCCGCGCGTCCGGTCACTTCCGTATTCTGCCGAGCAGGTATTTCTCGTCACCGGCACCTATGGGCTGGTCACGACCATCCTCTTCGGTACTGACGAGGAGATCACACAGGTCGTCGCGGGCGACACCGTCTCCTGGCAGATCCTCACCTCGGCAGACAGGCGTTCGTTGACATTGAAGCCGATGGAGAAGGACGCGGCGACCAATTTGTCGGTTGTGACCACGAAGCGAACCTATTCCTTCGATCTGCGCGTCAACGACAGCAAGGCGATGCAGAACCAGACCTTCAAGCTGACATTCACCTATCCGGAAGATGCCGGTTTGAAAGGAACTGCCGAGCTCTGGAAACAGGCTCAGGATGCCGAGCGTAATCCGAATATCAAGAACATTCGTCGCGACAAGGTCAATTACGACTATGGCTTCAAGGGCAACGATGCCGCCAAGCCCCTATGGGTCTTCGACGATGGGGTGAAGACCTTCATGAAGTTCACCGGCGACATCCCGGCGATCTTCATCGTCGACCCCAAGCGGCGCGAGAGCCTCGTGAACTATCGTCGGGAGGCCGATTACATCGTCATCGACAAGGTCTCGCGGCAGTGGTCCCTGCGTTACGGGACCGAGGAGGAGACCTGCCTGTTCAATCTCCGGACTTCTCCCGCCGACACCCCGGCGCCCATCGAAGGCGCCGTCGCTCCCAAGCGGATTGGAGCCGGAGCCGCCAACCAGCAACCCCAACCACGATAG
- a CDS encoding type IV secretion system protein → MALFKKQLRAAPADHVPGPQDIYDQHLSWGEKNRSLRTLIGLILLAFAIAGWVVAGVLSFSVAQLFPLVRTEVVPLIVDKNTGYMETVTSLDKDRSNVSEMQAVRASFVGNYVIRRETYDPRYLSDNFDMIALWSEPNSEAFKDYEEWVNPSNPRGPVKTMGATGDIRPEILSVNPLNASTMAVRFETRERQRGGDVVNRWSATVRFRQINLPASNRVRLYNPLGFVVTEYVKVPETIPSGLAP, encoded by the coding sequence TTGGCATTGTTCAAAAAGCAATTGAGGGCCGCCCCGGCCGATCATGTCCCTGGTCCGCAGGATATCTACGATCAGCATTTGTCTTGGGGAGAAAAGAACCGTTCGCTCAGGACCCTGATTGGTCTCATCCTCTTGGCCTTCGCCATTGCCGGCTGGGTCGTCGCCGGCGTGCTTTCTTTTTCGGTGGCCCAGCTTTTCCCCCTTGTCCGCACCGAAGTCGTTCCTCTCATCGTCGACAAGAACACGGGATACATGGAAACCGTGACGTCGCTCGACAAGGATCGGTCAAACGTCTCGGAAATGCAGGCCGTTCGGGCCTCCTTCGTCGGCAATTACGTCATACGGCGGGAGACCTACGATCCGCGTTATCTGTCGGACAATTTCGACATGATCGCGCTTTGGTCGGAGCCGAACTCGGAAGCTTTCAAGGACTACGAGGAATGGGTGAACCCGTCCAACCCACGAGGGCCTGTGAAAACCATGGGCGCGACCGGTGACATCCGTCCGGAGATCCTCTCGGTCAATCCGCTCAATGCCTCGACCATGGCCGTCCGGTTCGAGACACGGGAGCGCCAACGTGGCGGTGACGTCGTCAATCGGTGGTCTGCAACGGTACGCTTTCGCCAGATCAATCTGCCAGCCAGCAACCGGGTTCGGCTTTACAATCCGCTCGGCTTTGTCGTTACCGAATACGTGAAGGTCCCAGAGACAATTCCTTCGGGGCTTGCTCCATGA
- a CDS encoding type IV secretion system protein, with the protein MDPVSYAINFYGDALRYFDKINEASLERAWGLFAENGNLVSGILAIFLILYFLWGALGFSSVSLQDMAVTAFKLALAYALIMSWATFYDNVGQFVLSTPQDLGSAISSAMGGQSAGSDLASQVASMARKVYDFAMQLFNSYESGWLPNVTGAVVVFIVLVFGLLPMLLILTGVTLFAKMITAVMLAIGPIAILCYFFGITRFVFDAWVRGVAYGMFMLLFTYIMAGLSFGFLIGMMDTINGDMATKENALAIVLAMVLYLALISYFIFQVPDFARTFAYGAAISGVPGGGGVDAAYGSARRGLSTSNSRAGQAAAVALGMLAGPRGAVTAAALAGRGGMAGAGALGRMLTNRRRNGE; encoded by the coding sequence ATGGATCCGGTCAGCTACGCGATCAATTTCTATGGCGATGCCTTGCGTTACTTCGACAAGATCAACGAAGCGTCGCTGGAACGAGCCTGGGGTCTGTTTGCCGAAAACGGCAATCTCGTCTCCGGGATCCTGGCGATCTTCCTCATCCTGTATTTTCTCTGGGGCGCGCTCGGTTTTTCCAGCGTGTCGTTACAGGATATGGCCGTCACGGCATTCAAGCTCGCGCTCGCATACGCTCTGATCATGTCCTGGGCCACATTCTACGACAATGTCGGCCAGTTCGTGCTGTCGACGCCACAGGATCTCGGCTCGGCGATTTCCTCGGCGATGGGTGGGCAATCGGCGGGATCGGATCTCGCCAGCCAGGTCGCGTCGATGGCGCGCAAAGTCTACGACTTTGCCATGCAGCTCTTCAATTCCTACGAGTCCGGCTGGCTGCCGAATGTCACCGGCGCTGTCGTCGTCTTCATCGTGCTGGTCTTCGGACTGCTACCGATGCTCTTGATCCTCACCGGCGTGACGCTGTTTGCCAAGATGATTACCGCGGTCATGCTGGCGATCGGGCCGATCGCCATCCTTTGCTATTTCTTCGGTATCACGCGGTTCGTCTTCGACGCCTGGGTAAGGGGCGTCGCCTACGGCATGTTCATGCTTCTCTTCACGTACATCATGGCCGGGCTGTCTTTCGGGTTTCTGATCGGCATGATGGACACCATCAACGGGGATATGGCGACCAAGGAGAACGCTCTCGCGATCGTGCTGGCCATGGTTCTGTACCTGGCACTGATCTCCTACTTCATTTTTCAGGTCCCTGATTTTGCCCGCACCTTCGCTTACGGCGCTGCCATATCCGGGGTGCCGGGCGGGGGTGGCGTCGACGCGGCATATGGATCGGCACGAAGGGGACTGTCGACCAGCAATTCGAGAGCCGGGCAAGCCGCAGCGGTTGCTCTTGGCATGTTGGCAGGCCCCAGAGGCGCGGTGACAGCGGCCGCGCTCGCCGGCCGCGGCGGCATGGCAGGTGCCGGCGCACTCGGCCGCATGCTGACCAATCGGCGCCGCAACGGCGAATGA
- a CDS encoding conjugal transfer protein, which translates to MKTFIIAAALGIIAASPAYAQVPVKDSENISLSEEIKRLSSQIQQDTSVVKDNTTKTLQAITGDRTQDASQFAKLATGNGFSMGQAPDFNSILSGNQAVFGGIGGQFQNTAAKLINGLNLVKMIADTVKGGELSGANQAYSQGINALTTMTALTDAMNSATKDRQNSFMQATQQIGTAQDLKGALEQNTQMVLQGNQTANEAVGSLNNQVMLLNQQYKAALATSSQNLKTFATLPDSVMRDDGAGQQGVSVRDQLKAFEEQSQ; encoded by the coding sequence ATGAAGACATTCATTATCGCGGCGGCTCTTGGTATCATCGCCGCCTCGCCCGCTTACGCGCAGGTGCCGGTCAAGGACTCGGAGAACATATCTCTGAGCGAGGAGATCAAGCGGCTATCGTCGCAGATCCAGCAGGACACGTCAGTCGTCAAGGACAATACGACGAAGACGCTGCAGGCGATCACCGGCGATCGCACCCAGGATGCCAGCCAATTTGCCAAGCTTGCGACTGGCAACGGTTTCAGCATGGGGCAGGCGCCGGATTTCAACAGCATCTTGTCCGGCAACCAAGCTGTTTTTGGCGGTATCGGCGGCCAGTTCCAGAATACGGCCGCCAAGCTGATCAACGGCTTGAATCTTGTGAAGATGATCGCCGACACGGTCAAGGGGGGCGAGCTCTCCGGTGCCAACCAGGCTTACTCGCAAGGCATAAACGCCCTGACGACCATGACGGCGCTCACCGACGCGATGAACAGCGCCACCAAGGATAGACAGAATTCCTTCATGCAGGCGACACAGCAGATCGGCACCGCGCAGGATCTGAAGGGAGCGCTGGAGCAGAATACCCAGATGGTGCTGCAGGGCAACCAGACCGCCAACGAGGCCGTCGGCTCGCTCAACAATCAGGTCATGCTGTTGAACCAACAATACAAGGCCGCGCTCGCGACGTCGTCTCAGAACCTCAAGACCTTCGCGACGCTCCCCGACAGCGTCATGCGTGATGACGGTGCCGGTCAGCAAGGTGTCTCCGTACGGGATCAATTGAAGGCGTTCGAGGAGCAGTCACAGTGA
- a CDS encoding transglycosylase SLT domain-containing protein translates to MKTARLSELATVSLLVLAAVTTPTAYAQVPVIDNARLKIQQETLNWYKSYEADTQGVKGATGGTTDSVAPGQGSGAPADCSAEGMAGNTASAAPSKRTPSQEEVARMVEDEALRQGVDPNFAMAIAEQESRFRQSARSAVGATGVMQLMPGTAAGLGVNPYDTRDNIRGGVKYIKQLQGMFGNRYDLIAAGYNAGPYRQSLQNGQIPNIPETQDYVKKVSAHYSRNTAQNGDHTPPSGTEAEPETVSDSGGCGEQLKKAVDRNTAARIERGNVWNAFVEKSTEANQQYLQRLQAGLQSSSANLRGAGGGNARDHDGSLVMAQIQCPTTIADTGSTRCFAVPPTATTEQIQRWLEDLQEQARANGDVATFSVMQDPALGLVTVVDARPTAN, encoded by the coding sequence ATGAAGACCGCAAGGCTTTCTGAGCTGGCGACCGTCAGCCTCCTGGTGCTCGCCGCTGTGACAACCCCGACCGCCTACGCACAGGTGCCCGTCATAGACAACGCTCGTCTGAAGATCCAGCAGGAGACGTTGAACTGGTACAAGAGCTATGAGGCGGACACTCAAGGGGTAAAGGGCGCCACGGGCGGAACGACCGACAGCGTAGCACCCGGCCAAGGCTCCGGCGCACCGGCCGATTGTTCGGCGGAAGGCATGGCAGGAAACACAGCGTCCGCCGCACCATCGAAGCGGACCCCGAGCCAAGAGGAGGTCGCTCGCATGGTCGAAGACGAGGCGCTGCGCCAGGGCGTCGATCCAAACTTTGCCATGGCTATTGCCGAACAGGAATCGCGCTTCCGGCAATCCGCGCGTTCCGCCGTTGGCGCGACCGGCGTCATGCAGCTGATGCCGGGAACCGCGGCAGGTCTCGGCGTCAATCCCTATGACACGCGCGACAACATTCGCGGCGGCGTCAAATATATCAAGCAACTCCAAGGGATGTTCGGCAACCGCTACGACCTGATTGCCGCCGGCTATAATGCGGGGCCGTATCGCCAGTCCCTGCAGAATGGACAGATCCCCAACATCCCCGAGACGCAGGATTACGTCAAAAAGGTTTCGGCCCATTACAGCCGCAACACGGCGCAGAATGGCGACCACACTCCTCCATCTGGCACCGAAGCCGAGCCGGAAACCGTCAGCGATAGCGGGGGTTGCGGCGAGCAGTTGAAGAAGGCCGTCGATCGCAACACAGCGGCACGGATCGAGCGCGGAAACGTGTGGAACGCGTTTGTCGAGAAGTCGACGGAAGCGAACCAGCAATATCTGCAGCGTCTTCAGGCCGGCCTGCAATCGTCGTCGGCGAACCTGCGGGGCGCTGGCGGCGGCAATGCGAGGGATCACGACGGTTCGCTTGTCATGGCGCAGATCCAGTGCCCGACGACGATCGCCGATACCGGCAGCACCCGCTGCTTTGCCGTGCCGCCGACGGCTACGACCGAGCAGATCCAGCGCTGGCTTGAGGACCTGCAGGAACAGGCACGCGCCAACGGCGATGTCGCCACCTTCTCGGTGATGCAGGATCCGGCACTGGGTCTGGTGACGGTTGTCGACGCCAGGCCGACAGCAAACTGA
- a CDS encoding VirB4 family type IV secretion/conjugal transfer ATPase has protein sequence MSTMARSLKGTLSKGWEIFADRSISTHVPFYVPIENGIIRLKNDCLVSTIKLTGFSFETADIETINMLQRQRNSAFRAISSIGNFALYTHVIRRKVAPSLPSGFSDPFMRRLDDVYQSSISKNEMFVNDAYVSLVVRPLFKKGSALSRIMGVGGNVVRREQFRAMRDKLVEATRALEKSLAVYGPKVLRDIQRVEADLGDGRKIYRDISEDMVVEEGVRKIWFSEQCEFFYTLLNGGRVRPIRLGNIPIDQMLPARRTSIGNRVIHLQGDTQDDDRYAAMVSLKEYPPETGAGMLDYVLKLPFEIVLTQSMSFIDDMAARSRIERLDRQMSKADEGGSSVQANLDIARDELARKRVAFTEHHLTVMPVAKSTAQLDDAVALIGNELGALGASYVREDLNAEPAYWAQLPGNQAYIARRALISTLNCAGLSSFHAYPYGKPDGNHWGPAITIFETTSGTPFFFNFHQGDVGHTTVFGPTGSGKTVIMAFLILQAYRVSPRLKTIVFDKDRGLDIMVRAAGGTYMALEPGEPSGWNPLLLDDTEENRVFLYGLLSFMLKPSKEGENLTPQEEAIIRNAIKSVLKTKDRSYRRLSSLRALLAGSERTEGSLIARLDKWVGHGPYAWLFDNADDNLDISRPMIGFDMTSILDDPTVRTAALLYMFHRLDAIYDGKAPIINLMDEAWKLLDDDEFKRTMKDYFKTIRKRNGLVIFGTQSADDVVQSSVSRTIIEQTSTNIFFANPKADENSYMDHFRLSRAEFDWVKNGDPSSRFMLIKQAKSSVIARVDMSHMPEFIKVFSGREETVREVGLLLDEYGDDPKGWLSKFCNWEGGASDEDRKAF, from the coding sequence ATGAGCACGATGGCAAGATCGCTGAAAGGAACCTTGTCGAAGGGGTGGGAGATATTTGCCGACCGCAGTATCTCGACCCACGTTCCTTTCTACGTGCCGATCGAAAACGGCATAATCCGGCTTAAGAACGATTGCTTGGTCTCGACCATTAAGTTGACCGGCTTCTCGTTTGAGACCGCTGACATCGAGACGATCAACATGCTGCAGCGCCAACGCAACTCGGCGTTTCGGGCGATTTCCTCCATCGGCAATTTCGCGCTCTACACCCATGTCATCAGGCGCAAGGTGGCGCCATCGCTGCCGTCCGGCTTCTCCGACCCCTTCATGCGGCGCCTCGACGACGTCTATCAATCGAGCATCTCCAAGAACGAAATGTTCGTCAACGACGCCTACGTGTCTCTGGTTGTACGGCCGTTGTTCAAGAAGGGATCGGCGCTGTCCCGGATCATGGGCGTCGGCGGTAATGTTGTACGCAGGGAGCAGTTTCGGGCGATGCGCGACAAATTGGTCGAGGCGACACGCGCGCTTGAGAAGTCCCTTGCTGTCTATGGCCCCAAGGTTCTGCGCGATATCCAACGTGTCGAAGCCGATCTTGGGGACGGAAGGAAGATCTATCGCGACATCTCCGAAGACATGGTGGTCGAGGAGGGCGTGCGGAAGATCTGGTTCTCGGAACAGTGCGAATTCTTCTACACGCTCCTGAACGGTGGGCGCGTCCGGCCAATCCGGCTTGGCAATATCCCGATCGACCAAATGCTTCCCGCACGTCGAACGTCGATCGGCAACCGGGTCATCCATTTGCAGGGCGATACGCAGGACGATGATCGATATGCCGCGATGGTATCGCTGAAGGAGTACCCGCCCGAAACCGGGGCCGGCATGCTCGACTATGTTCTCAAGCTGCCATTCGAGATCGTGCTGACCCAGTCGATGTCATTCATCGACGACATGGCGGCGCGCAGCCGGATCGAGAGGCTCGACCGGCAGATGTCGAAAGCCGACGAGGGTGGTTCTAGCGTCCAGGCCAATCTCGACATTGCCCGTGACGAACTGGCTCGCAAGCGCGTCGCCTTCACGGAGCACCATCTCACCGTCATGCCCGTCGCCAAGTCGACGGCCCAGCTGGACGACGCGGTGGCCCTCATCGGCAATGAATTGGGAGCGCTCGGCGCCTCTTACGTTCGCGAAGACCTGAATGCCGAGCCGGCCTATTGGGCGCAGCTTCCCGGCAACCAAGCCTACATTGCCCGCCGAGCTTTGATCTCGACCCTAAATTGCGCAGGTTTAAGCAGCTTCCACGCCTATCCCTATGGCAAGCCGGACGGCAACCATTGGGGGCCGGCGATCACCATTTTCGAGACGACGTCTGGCACACCCTTCTTCTTCAATTTCCATCAGGGTGATGTCGGGCACACCACCGTCTTCGGCCCGACCGGATCGGGCAAGACCGTGATCATGGCTTTTCTGATCCTGCAAGCCTACAGGGTCAGCCCGCGCCTGAAGACGATCGTCTTCGACAAGGACCGTGGCCTCGACATCATGGTGCGCGCGGCAGGCGGCACCTACATGGCGCTGGAGCCCGGAGAACCGTCCGGCTGGAATCCGCTCCTTCTCGATGACACCGAAGAGAACCGGGTTTTCCTCTACGGCCTTCTAAGCTTCATGTTGAAGCCCTCGAAGGAAGGCGAGAACCTGACGCCGCAGGAAGAGGCGATTATTCGCAACGCCATCAAGTCGGTCCTGAAGACGAAGGACAGGTCCTATCGCCGTCTGTCGTCGCTACGCGCTCTTCTCGCCGGCAGCGAGAGAACCGAGGGGAGCCTGATCGCGAGGCTCGATAAATGGGTCGGTCATGGCCCCTATGCGTGGCTGTTCGACAATGCCGACGACAATCTCGACATTTCCAGGCCGATGATCGGCTTCGACATGACGTCGATCCTTGACGATCCGACGGTGCGCACCGCAGCACTTCTGTACATGTTTCATCGGCTCGACGCGATCTATGACGGCAAGGCGCCGATCATCAACCTGATGGACGAAGCCTGGAAGCTGCTCGATGACGACGAATTCAAGCGCACGATGAAAGACTATTTCAAGACGATCCGCAAACGGAACGGTCTTGTGATCTTTGGCACGCAGTCCGCCGACGACGTGGTTCAATCGAGCGTCAGCCGGACGATCATCGAGCAGACGTCAACCAACATTTTTTTCGCCAATCCGAAGGCCGACGAGAACTCCTATATGGATCATTTCCGGCTCTCCAGGGCCGAATTTGACTGGGTCAAGAATGGCGACCCAAGTTCGCGCTTCATGCTGATCAAGCAAGCCAAGAGCAGCGTCATCGCGCGCGTCGACATGTCCCACATGCCGGAATTCATCAAGGTGTTTTCGGGGAGGGAAGAGACCGTGCGCGAAGTCGGGCTGCTGCTCGACGAATACGGCGACGATCCAAAAGGCTGGCTTTCGAAGTTCTGCAACTGGGAGGGAGGCGCGTCCGATGAAGACCGCAAGGCTTTCTGA
- a CDS encoding VirB3 family type IV secretion system protein has protein sequence MVGSLSTADGGDDYIECHSVILALTRPPTVMGIPYTYFLAECFVSLMVFMILGSILWFPVCFVILHTILYVLTVKLDLWFFDIVGRLSLCGINPLGRRLGGGIRTYGA, from the coding sequence ATGGTCGGGTCTCTAAGCACTGCTGACGGTGGCGACGACTATATCGAGTGCCATTCCGTCATTCTCGCGCTCACGCGGCCGCCGACCGTGATGGGCATACCCTACACCTATTTTCTAGCGGAATGCTTTGTCTCGCTGATGGTGTTCATGATCTTGGGCTCGATCCTCTGGTTTCCGGTCTGCTTCGTCATCCTGCACACCATCCTCTATGTGCTCACAGTCAAGCTCGACCTCTGGTTCTTCGACATCGTCGGGAGGCTCAGCCTGTGCGGCATCAATCCGCTCGGCCGTCGGCTCGGCGGCGGCATCCGAACCTACGGAGCTTGA
- a CDS encoding TrbC/VirB2 family protein, with product MNRSEFAIQVLVVYGRAVWYSLMRQKWIGNAAIILTASLILLISQFEPAAAQNLDALQNAADRLVQFFTGPFGRSVGAIAFIGMFLAAAFGYWSWGALLRVGGSLAGMFAAAELVDFLAGGGS from the coding sequence ATGAATCGTTCCGAATTTGCAATCCAGGTCCTCGTCGTCTACGGGCGCGCGGTCTGGTACTCGCTGATGAGACAGAAGTGGATCGGCAATGCCGCCATCATCCTCACCGCCAGCCTGATCCTCCTCATCAGTCAATTTGAGCCAGCCGCTGCGCAAAATCTGGATGCGTTGCAGAACGCCGCCGACCGGCTGGTACAATTCTTTACCGGACCCTTCGGCCGCTCGGTCGGGGCGATCGCCTTTATCGGAATGTTTCTGGCGGCAGCCTTCGGATACTGGTCCTGGGGAGCGCTGCTTCGCGTGGGCGGAAGCCTTGCCGGCATGTTTGCCGCCGCCGAACTCGTTGATTTCCTGGCCGGCGGCGGATCCTGA
- a CDS encoding transglycosylase SLT domain-containing protein — MAATTTESAASSPAINWSNFSQRVGEPDTADRMTASLSPLGTDVVDTMQSSVDPRGTASSGGAGAKTGVYSSISVFSADDQPVSAAVNQAGEPRKSSATAGARPDLISQMPQEYTALAIKIAVEEGVDPNWVLSIMRAENGDFDPELVSAAGAIGLMQVMPKIGKAFGAADLTDPEQNIRAGTRFLRLLIDKYRNPVLIASAYNAGEPRVDARHSLPLIQETADYVTRVVGYYTGASSPSSASSTTNATPSVPAPGRPTGRADRARSPMLVFSISGTPVAARRSQKEAAEIPFGGPVKIVKEEVHP, encoded by the coding sequence GTGGCCGCGACGACCACGGAGAGCGCAGCCTCGTCGCCGGCAATCAATTGGAGCAATTTCTCTCAGCGGGTCGGTGAACCCGACACTGCCGATAGGATGACGGCCAGCCTATCTCCACTTGGAACAGATGTCGTCGACACGATGCAAAGCAGCGTTGACCCGCGAGGCACGGCATCGAGCGGAGGTGCCGGAGCCAAAACAGGCGTATATTCGTCGATCAGCGTTTTTTCCGCTGATGATCAGCCGGTGAGCGCGGCCGTCAACCAGGCAGGCGAGCCTCGCAAGAGCAGCGCGACGGCCGGAGCGCGACCTGACCTCATCTCCCAAATGCCCCAGGAGTATACCGCGCTCGCCATAAAGATCGCCGTCGAAGAGGGCGTCGATCCGAACTGGGTGCTGTCGATCATGCGAGCCGAGAATGGTGATTTCGATCCCGAACTGGTCAGTGCCGCTGGCGCCATCGGCCTGATGCAGGTCATGCCGAAGATTGGGAAGGCTTTCGGCGCTGCCGATCTTACGGATCCTGAGCAGAATATCCGTGCCGGTACCCGCTTCCTGCGCCTCCTCATCGATAAATATCGCAATCCGGTTCTCATCGCCTCCGCCTACAATGCCGGGGAACCCCGCGTCGACGCGCGTCATTCCTTGCCGCTGATTCAGGAGACTGCCGACTATGTGACGCGGGTCGTTGGCTACTACACGGGCGCATCGTCACCTTCATCAGCTTCGAGCACTACCAACGCAACTCCGTCCGTCCCGGCCCCTGGTCGTCCTACAGGTCGCGCTGATCGGGCTAGATCCCCAATGCTTGTCTTTTCCATTTCAGGCACGCCCGTGGCGGCACGCCGCAGCCAAAAGGAGGCCGCTGAAATCCCATTCGGCGGTCCAGTAAAAATCGTCAAGGAAGAGGTGCACCCATGA